From Synoicihabitans lomoniglobus, the proteins below share one genomic window:
- a CDS encoding PIN domain-containing protein, which yields MSEFLDTNVFVYSVSVDPADAPKRDTALELLGEADIHLSIQVVQEFINTCLKKARLGQPPQALERTVRQLLTYPCQQPGPDSILRALEIRQRFQTSYWDAAIIAAAQELGCHTLYSEDLNHGQDYDGLKVINPFR from the coding sequence ATGAGCGAGTTTCTCGACACCAATGTTTTCGTCTATTCGGTTTCGGTCGACCCGGCCGATGCGCCCAAGCGGGACACGGCATTGGAACTTCTAGGTGAAGCTGACATTCATCTGTCCATTCAAGTGGTCCAGGAATTCATCAATACCTGCCTGAAAAAAGCCCGTCTGGGTCAGCCTCCTCAGGCTCTCGAGCGCACCGTTCGCCAGCTGCTCACCTATCCCTGCCAGCAACCCGGCCCTGACTCCATCCTGCGGGCGCTGGAGATCCGACAACGATTTCAAACCTCCTATTGGGATGCTGCCATCATCGCCGCCGCTCAGGAACTTGGTTGTCACACCCTTTATTCCGAAGACCTCAACCATGGCCAGGACTACGACGGCCTGAAGGTTATTAATCCTTTCCGATAA
- a CDS encoding NAD(P) transhydrogenase subunit alpha, translated as MDLMFLFFIFVLAAFLGFELIAKVPSQLHTPLMSGSNAISGITIVGALIAAGSDDGSVLTTVLGTAAVALAMINVVGGYLVTDRMLGMFKKKTVAKKEDASS; from the coding sequence ATGGACCTCATGTTTCTCTTTTTCATCTTCGTGCTGGCCGCGTTCTTGGGCTTTGAGCTCATCGCCAAAGTGCCGTCGCAATTGCATACGCCGCTCATGTCGGGCTCCAACGCGATCTCCGGCATCACCATCGTGGGCGCGTTGATCGCCGCCGGTTCCGATGACGGTTCCGTCCTCACCACCGTGCTCGGCACCGCCGCCGTGGCGCTCGCCATGATCAATGTCGTCGGCGGCTACCTCGTCACTGATCGCATGCTCGGCATGTTCAAAAAGAAGACCGTGGCCAAGAAGGAGGACGCCTCCTCATGA
- a CDS encoding NAD(P) transhydrogenase subunit alpha: MICYVPAESEPGELRAALTPTTTAALVKLGLTVQTVAGIGAASRYPDAEYTAAGATLVDDPAIALAAADLVLRVRKPSPADIATLKPGAVHLSFLDPFNEGPLLEAFAAAKASAVSLEMIPRTTLAQKMDALSSQASLAGYAAVVQATARVRSALPMMMTPAGTIMPCRVFVIGAGVAGLQAIATAKRLGARVEAFDTRPVVEEQVKSLGARFVKIDLGDTGQTQGGYAKQLTPEQVAKQQAGMAKVCSQSDIVITTAKVFGRKAPRIVSAEMLAGMKPGSVVVDMALESGGNVEGAVPGEDVTTANGVTILGHTSLECTVATHATQVLAANFTAWITHFWDDESKSLKLNRDDEILQGCLITHDGAIVHPRFAPETSTQS, encoded by the coding sequence ATGATTTGTTACGTGCCTGCTGAGAGCGAACCCGGTGAACTCCGCGCCGCTCTTACTCCCACCACCACCGCCGCGCTCGTGAAGCTCGGTCTCACTGTCCAAACCGTGGCCGGCATCGGCGCCGCCAGCCGTTATCCAGATGCTGAATACACTGCCGCCGGAGCGACACTGGTCGACGATCCGGCCATCGCCCTCGCCGCCGCCGACTTGGTGCTGCGCGTGCGCAAGCCGTCACCCGCCGATATCGCCACCCTGAAACCCGGGGCCGTGCACCTCAGTTTTCTGGATCCCTTCAACGAGGGTCCGCTACTCGAAGCCTTCGCGGCCGCCAAAGCCAGCGCGGTCAGCCTCGAAATGATTCCGCGCACCACCCTCGCGCAAAAGATGGACGCCCTCAGCTCCCAGGCTTCCCTCGCCGGTTACGCCGCCGTGGTGCAAGCCACCGCCCGGGTGCGCAGCGCTCTGCCCATGATGATGACGCCCGCCGGCACCATCATGCCGTGCCGCGTATTTGTCATCGGAGCAGGCGTCGCTGGCCTCCAGGCCATCGCCACCGCCAAACGTCTCGGCGCGCGCGTCGAAGCCTTCGATACCCGCCCGGTCGTCGAAGAGCAGGTCAAATCCCTCGGCGCCCGCTTCGTTAAAATCGATCTCGGTGACACCGGCCAAACCCAGGGCGGCTACGCCAAACAGCTCACGCCCGAACAGGTCGCCAAACAGCAAGCCGGCATGGCCAAGGTTTGCAGCCAGTCCGACATCGTCATCACCACCGCCAAGGTCTTCGGCCGCAAGGCCCCCCGCATCGTGTCGGCCGAAATGCTCGCCGGCATGAAACCCGGCAGCGTCGTGGTCGACATGGCCCTCGAAAGTGGCGGCAATGTCGAAGGTGCCGTGCCGGGTGAGGACGTCACGACCGCCAACGGCGTCACCATTCTCGGCCACACGTCGCTCGAATGCACCGTCGCGACCCACGCCACCCAGGTGCTGGCGGCCAACTTCACCGCGTGGATCACCCACTTCTGGGACGACGAATCCAAATCACTCAAACTCAACCGCGACGACGAGATCCTCCAAGGCTGCCTCATCACCCACGACGGCGCCATTGTCCACCCACGTTTCGCGCCCGAAACCTCCACCCAATCTTAA
- a CDS encoding SIR2 family protein has product MTSSQWDLAKTTLLLGSGTSQPSGYPLTAEITDTLLSKNWLFDRDQARAPYPLNGVEGNYPLEIEAVWGLLRILRDHISQHLAMHGNGEANYEDIYFLARQLLDGLKGEYDNPGLLPLMFELRTKVSIMMENLNANYGFDNPLKEPVQLGLGGLLGQGIDFIEECVAGQLAPREPINGLQFLNELLATDTKRLLHVVSLNHDTLLEAHFAAHEVLDGFVPISKDVAEFDPTSFDNGCSARVQLLKLHGSIDWFRYKSNSGDDLALKVLSNDRDRVKGRGGEALFPPQNRLMLAGTTNKELAYGSGVFLELMFQFHKRLKETELLIVSGYGFADKGINNRLWAWLDARQGNRLVVLHEKPDELRRDAKPSFSHNVDRHKKSGKFVLVDKWMCNCSLEDVKREIRFAKAESSDN; this is encoded by the coding sequence ATGACCTCTTCTCAATGGGATCTCGCCAAAACCACCCTGCTTCTGGGGTCGGGAACTTCTCAGCCGTCGGGCTATCCATTGACGGCTGAAATTACGGATACACTACTTTCTAAAAATTGGTTGTTTGACCGCGATCAAGCACGTGCGCCGTATCCCTTGAACGGAGTCGAGGGCAACTACCCGCTGGAGATCGAAGCCGTCTGGGGTCTTCTTCGTATTTTAAGAGACCATATCAGTCAGCACCTCGCGATGCACGGCAACGGTGAGGCAAATTATGAGGATATTTACTTTCTCGCCCGCCAGCTTCTCGATGGGCTCAAAGGGGAATACGACAACCCCGGATTGCTGCCGCTGATGTTTGAGCTTCGGACCAAGGTCTCAATCATGATGGAAAATCTGAATGCCAACTACGGCTTCGACAACCCACTCAAAGAACCGGTCCAGCTGGGCCTGGGCGGGCTTTTGGGGCAGGGCATCGATTTTATTGAAGAGTGCGTCGCTGGACAGCTCGCCCCACGGGAGCCGATCAATGGGCTCCAGTTCCTGAATGAGTTATTGGCGACTGATACCAAGCGACTTCTGCATGTGGTGTCGTTGAACCATGACACGTTGCTTGAGGCCCATTTCGCAGCTCACGAGGTTTTGGACGGTTTCGTTCCGATCTCGAAGGATGTGGCGGAGTTTGATCCCACATCATTCGACAACGGCTGTTCCGCTCGAGTTCAGCTGCTCAAGCTGCACGGCTCGATTGACTGGTTTCGCTACAAGTCGAATTCGGGCGACGACCTCGCCTTGAAGGTTTTATCGAACGACCGAGATCGCGTGAAGGGCCGCGGCGGCGAGGCTTTGTTTCCCCCGCAAAATCGGTTGATGCTGGCAGGAACCACCAACAAGGAACTCGCCTACGGTTCCGGGGTATTTTTGGAGCTCATGTTTCAGTTCCACAAACGGCTCAAGGAAACTGAACTCTTGATCGTCTCTGGATACGGATTCGCGGACAAAGGTATCAATAACCGTCTCTGGGCATGGTTGGATGCGCGGCAGGGGAATCGACTCGTCGTGCTGCACGAAAAGCCCGACGAGCTGAGACGGGATGCGAAGCCCTCGTTCAGCCACAACGTGGACCGGCATAAGAAATCCGGTAAATTCGTGCTCGTGGACAAATGGATGTGCAACTGCTCGCTCGAAGACGTGAAGCGTGAAATACGCTTCGCGAAGGCTGAGTCATCGGACAACTGA
- a CDS encoding NAD(P)(+) transhydrogenase (Re/Si-specific) subunit beta — MNAAALINLAYIGASILFIIGLKMLGRQSSARRGNLLSSLGMLIAVVITLFDRQVVSFQWILVGLGIGTVIGFACAKLIKMTSMPEMVALLNGCGGLASLLVGWAEYGKIQAYGWEHYLASFAGNPLFTATVIFLAVIIGGITFTGSLYAFGKLSGRLSGKPVLFGGQQIVNGALVLALLGAGALFVATHGDGVNGAYAFYAFLAVALILGWTLVMPIGGGDMPVVISMLNSLSGLAACAAGFVITNNVLIVAGCLVGTSGVILTIIMCKAMNRSLANVLFSGFGADTSSASGGGEGTIEGELKPISAEDSYAVLEAARNVVIVPGYGMAVSQAQHAVRELADMLEENGAEVKFAIHPVAGRMPGHMNVLLAEASVPYEQLIEMDTINPQMPAMDVAIVIGANDVVNPAAARDKASPIYGMPIINAHEARTVICLKRGKGAGFSGIENQLFLLPNTRMLYGDAKGSLQAVASEFKAVAEA, encoded by the coding sequence ATGAACGCCGCCGCCCTCATCAATCTCGCCTACATCGGCGCGTCGATCCTGTTCATCATCGGCCTCAAAATGCTCGGTCGGCAATCGTCGGCTCGTCGCGGCAACCTGCTGTCGTCGCTGGGCATGTTGATCGCCGTGGTCATCACGTTGTTCGACCGGCAGGTCGTGAGTTTCCAATGGATTCTCGTCGGGCTCGGCATCGGCACCGTCATCGGTTTCGCCTGCGCCAAACTCATCAAGATGACGTCGATGCCCGAGATGGTCGCCCTGCTCAACGGCTGCGGTGGTCTTGCCTCGCTGCTCGTGGGCTGGGCCGAATACGGCAAAATCCAAGCGTATGGCTGGGAGCACTACCTCGCATCGTTCGCGGGCAACCCCCTGTTCACCGCGACCGTCATCTTTCTCGCGGTCATCATCGGCGGCATCACCTTCACCGGCTCGCTCTACGCGTTTGGCAAGTTGTCCGGCCGTCTCAGCGGCAAGCCCGTGCTCTTTGGCGGTCAGCAAATCGTCAACGGCGCACTCGTGCTCGCGCTGTTGGGGGCAGGCGCTTTGTTCGTCGCCACTCACGGCGACGGCGTGAACGGCGCTTACGCCTTCTACGCGTTTCTGGCCGTGGCGCTGATTCTCGGCTGGACCCTCGTCATGCCCATCGGCGGCGGTGACATGCCGGTGGTCATCTCGATGTTGAACAGCTTGTCCGGCTTGGCCGCGTGTGCCGCCGGTTTTGTGATCACCAACAACGTGCTCATCGTGGCCGGCTGTCTCGTCGGCACCAGCGGCGTGATCCTCACCATCATCATGTGCAAGGCCATGAACCGCTCGCTCGCCAACGTGCTGTTCTCGGGCTTCGGCGCCGATACCAGCAGCGCGTCCGGCGGCGGTGAGGGCACCATCGAAGGCGAGTTGAAACCCATCTCGGCCGAGGATTCCTACGCCGTGCTCGAAGCCGCCCGCAACGTCGTGATCGTGCCCGGCTACGGCATGGCCGTCTCGCAGGCCCAACACGCCGTGCGCGAACTCGCCGATATGCTGGAGGAGAACGGCGCGGAAGTGAAATTTGCCATCCACCCCGTGGCCGGTCGCATGCCCGGACACATGAACGTGCTGCTCGCCGAAGCCAGCGTGCCCTACGAACAGCTCATCGAAATGGACACCATTAACCCGCAAATGCCGGCCATGGATGTGGCAATCGTCATCGGCGCGAACGACGTGGTGAACCCCGCCGCCGCCCGTGACAAAGCCTCTCCGATTTACGGCATGCCCATCATCAACGCGCACGAAGCGCGCACCGTGATCTGCCTCAAACGCGGCAAGGGCGCGGGCTTCTCGGGTATTGAAAACCAACTCTTCCTCCTGCCCAACACCCGCATGCTCTACGGCGACGCCAAAGGATCCCTCCAAGCCGTCGCCAGCGAATTCAAAGCCGTGGCCGAAGCGTAG